The genome window AGAGATTACAGGCAGCAAGCTGCATGGAATCAAGGCGCTGCGGGAATGCAGTGATGTCCTGATTCAAAACTGCGATATTATTTCACCGGAATTCGGCTGGTCAGTGAGGGGAATCCGCATGGAAGATACGACTGCAGTCAGTGAATATTTTATGATGCGCTCGGAGAATCTGACATTCAGAGGTGTAACTTTTAAGGGAAAATATTCCTTCCAGTACATAAAGAATGCGACCTTTGAAAACTGTGTATTTGATACGAAGGATGCGTTCTGGCATGGTGAAAACATAACGGTGAAGGATAGTGTGGTGAAAGGCGAATACCTGGCATGGTATTCCGATGGTTTGACGCTGGTGAATTGTAAGATTATCGGAACACAGCCTTTATGCTATTGCAAAAATCTCAAGCTGATTGACTGCGAAATGATTGATACTGACCTTGCATTTGAGAAATCCGAGGTGGAAGCGCGTAT of Roseburia hominis contains these proteins:
- a CDS encoding DUF3737 family protein, producing MKVIENQTFDMERALYGSDGVLVRNCSFDGPADGESAFKEGRNIETDHCFFNLRYPFWHDHGLKITDSEMTEMCRAALWYSDHVEITGSKLHGIKALRECSDVLIQNCDIISPEFGWSVRGIRMEDTTAVSEYFMMRSENLTFRGVTFKGKYSFQYIKNATFENCVFDTKDAFWHGENITVKDSVVKGEYLAWYSDGLTLVNCKIIGTQPLCYCKNLKLIDCEMIDTDLAFEKSEVEARITTKVDSIKNPRSGQIQVPELGELIMDDPDAKGQVLVGSGADAGDTING